Proteins co-encoded in one Cupriavidus taiwanensis genomic window:
- a CDS encoding histidine phosphatase family protein translates to MATLFLVRHGQASFGAANYDCLSATGRQQARWLGEYFAERGVSFSRVVAGTLVRQQDTATEILAGMGQSQAAVISHPGLNEYDGEALYRCHTGGADHRAHQNGDYNDYWRTFRAAYAAWTQDGLADMPESWADFGARIAGALAQASEGTTREDAILVVSSGGAIGRATADLLGAPAQAAIEMNLQFRNTAFCEIIVGRGVQRLLSFNNVPHLERADRRSAVTFA, encoded by the coding sequence ATGGCCACGCTTTTCCTCGTCCGTCACGGACAAGCCTCGTTTGGCGCCGCCAACTACGACTGCCTGTCGGCCACCGGCCGCCAGCAGGCGCGCTGGCTTGGCGAGTATTTCGCCGAGCGCGGGGTCAGCTTCAGCCGGGTAGTGGCCGGCACGCTGGTGCGCCAGCAGGATACCGCCACCGAAATCCTGGCCGGCATGGGGCAGTCGCAGGCTGCGGTGATCTCGCATCCCGGCCTGAATGAATACGACGGCGAGGCGCTGTACCGCTGCCACACCGGCGGCGCCGACCACCGCGCCCACCAGAACGGCGACTACAACGATTACTGGCGCACCTTCCGCGCCGCCTATGCGGCCTGGACGCAGGACGGGCTGGCCGACATGCCCGAGAGCTGGGCCGACTTCGGCGCCCGCATTGCCGGCGCGCTGGCGCAGGCCAGCGAGGGCACCACGCGCGAGGATGCGATCCTGGTGGTCAGCTCGGGCGGCGCCATCGGCCGTGCCACCGCCGACCTGCTCGGCGCGCCGGCGCAGGCCGCGATCGAGATGAACCTGCAGTTCCGCAATACCGCGTTCTGCGAGATCATCGTCGGGCGCGGCGTGCAGCGGCTGCTGAGCTTCAACAACGTGCCCCACCTCGAGCGTGCCGACCGGCGCAGCGCCGTGACCTTCGCCTGA
- a CDS encoding TetR/AcrR family transcriptional regulator, with translation MSATPSSFPANASFPRIDTPSILQPPRQRRARETEQALLGAGRELLATRDFAAVSVAQIAAACQVSVGAFYGRFRDKMAYFEALRALVMEETSASIDRYLAQERWEDVATPVLLEKAARFMVLGTLANRGVMRASLRHASTRPEEWLPHRQNGEAIVERMVQLLVPRLPLPADTAELRVRFAMQAVFSVLVNAVLNDSGPLHLDDERLISELSRLMAGYLDVKPTGTA, from the coding sequence ATGTCAGCGACGCCTTCCAGCTTCCCCGCCAACGCTTCCTTCCCCCGTATCGACACCCCCTCGATCCTGCAGCCACCGCGCCAGCGCCGTGCGCGCGAGACCGAACAGGCCTTGCTGGGCGCAGGCCGCGAACTGCTTGCCACGCGCGACTTCGCCGCGGTCTCGGTGGCGCAGATCGCGGCGGCGTGCCAGGTCTCGGTGGGCGCCTTCTACGGGCGCTTCCGCGACAAGATGGCCTATTTCGAGGCGCTGCGCGCGCTGGTGATGGAAGAGACCTCGGCCTCGATCGACCGCTACCTGGCGCAGGAACGCTGGGAAGATGTCGCCACGCCGGTGCTGCTGGAAAAGGCCGCGCGCTTCATGGTGCTCGGCACGCTGGCCAACCGTGGCGTGATGCGCGCGTCGCTGCGCCATGCCTCCACGCGCCCCGAGGAATGGCTGCCCCACCGCCAGAACGGCGAAGCCATCGTCGAGCGCATGGTGCAGTTGCTGGTGCCGCGCCTGCCGCTGCCCGCCGACACCGCCGAACTGCGGGTGCGCTTTGCCATGCAGGCCGTATTCAGCGTGCTGGTCAACGCGGTGCTCAACGATTCCGGCCCGCTGCACCTGGACGACGAGCGGCTGATCAGCGAGTTGAGCCGCCTGATGGCTGGCTATCTCGACGTCAAGCCGACCGGGACGGCCTGA
- a CDS encoding LysR family transcriptional regulator: MSGAMDKLRAMQTFVRIVDEGSLTAAATSLHTSLPAVVRTLAALESALQVRLLNRTTRRLSLTAEGRNYLDGCRRILANIDEVEAGLTASHVEPSGQLTLTASVLFGQMYVAPAVTRFVQRYPRVRCRMEFTDRVVNLLEEDLDVGVRIGPLADSTLVAQSVGRIRRVVVATPAYLRKHGVPRHPDELASANCVRFTGNHAHWWSFRDGAREFHVPVTGNLEFNQTAPAVAACAAGAGFGHFLSYQVAQLVEERKLRIVLEDFELPAWPLSLIYPHARLLPARTRAFIDWMRDELSPRFG, from the coding sequence ATGTCTGGCGCCATGGACAAGCTACGCGCGATGCAGACCTTTGTGCGGATCGTCGACGAAGGCAGCCTGACGGCCGCCGCGACGTCGCTGCATACCTCGTTGCCGGCGGTGGTGCGCACGCTGGCGGCGCTCGAATCCGCGCTGCAGGTGCGGCTGCTCAACCGCACCACGCGGCGGCTGTCGCTCACCGCCGAAGGGCGCAACTACCTGGACGGCTGCCGGCGCATCCTGGCCAATATCGATGAAGTCGAAGCGGGCCTGACCGCGAGCCATGTCGAGCCCAGTGGCCAGCTCACGCTGACCGCCTCGGTGCTGTTCGGCCAGATGTACGTGGCGCCGGCGGTGACGCGCTTCGTGCAGCGCTATCCGCGCGTGCGCTGCCGCATGGAATTCACCGACCGCGTGGTGAACCTGCTCGAGGAAGACCTCGACGTCGGCGTGCGCATCGGCCCGCTGGCCGACTCCACATTGGTGGCGCAATCCGTCGGCCGCATCCGCCGCGTGGTGGTCGCCACGCCCGCCTACCTGCGCAAGCACGGCGTGCCGCGCCACCCGGACGAGCTGGCCAGCGCCAACTGCGTTCGCTTCACCGGCAACCATGCGCACTGGTGGTCGTTCCGCGACGGCGCGCGCGAGTTCCACGTGCCGGTCACGGGCAACCTGGAGTTCAACCAGACCGCGCCCGCCGTAGCTGCCTGTGCCGCCGGCGCCGGCTTCGGCCATTTCCTGTCGTACCAGGTTGCGCAACTGGTGGAAGAGCGCAAGCTGCGCATCGTGCTGGAGGACTTCGAGCTGCCGGCGTGGCCGCTGTCGCTGATCTATCCCCACGCGCGGCTGCTGCCGGCGCGCACCCGCGCCTTTATCGACTGGATGCGCGACGAGCTGAGCCCGCGGTTCGGCTGA
- a CDS encoding glutathione S-transferase family protein, which translates to MQHTNPPAVPARPLVLYRSPVSGHAHRAELMLGLLGLPYRLVEVDLRGGEQRSEAFLRLNPFGQVPVLDDDGVVLGDSNAILVYLATRYDDGRWLPRDPVGAARVQRWLSVAAGEIAFGPAAARLGVLFGRPVPMEDAVARAQRLFTLMEPLLAAQPFLAADHATIADVAAYSYIARAEEGNVALAPYPALNAWLRRVEALPGFVPMVVSKASLAA; encoded by the coding sequence ATGCAACATACCAATCCGCCCGCAGTGCCCGCCAGGCCGCTGGTGCTGTACCGTTCGCCGGTGTCCGGCCACGCGCATCGCGCCGAACTGATGCTGGGGCTGCTGGGCTTGCCCTACCGGCTGGTGGAAGTCGACCTGCGCGGCGGCGAGCAACGCAGCGAGGCCTTCCTGCGCCTGAACCCGTTCGGCCAGGTGCCGGTGCTGGACGACGACGGCGTGGTGCTGGGCGATTCCAACGCGATCCTGGTCTACCTGGCCACGCGCTATGACGACGGCCGCTGGCTGCCGCGAGATCCGGTCGGCGCCGCCCGCGTGCAGCGCTGGCTGTCGGTGGCTGCCGGCGAGATTGCGTTCGGCCCGGCCGCCGCGCGCCTGGGCGTGCTGTTCGGGCGGCCGGTGCCGATGGAAGATGCCGTCGCCCGCGCACAGCGGCTGTTCACGCTGATGGAGCCGCTGCTGGCCGCGCAGCCGTTCCTGGCCGCCGATCACGCCACCATTGCCGATGTCGCCGCCTACAGCTATATCGCCCGCGCCGAGGAAGGCAACGTGGCGCTGGCGCCGTACCCGGCGCTCAATGCCTGGCTGCGCCGCGTGGAAGCATTGCCCGGCTTTGTGCCGATGGTGGTATCGAAGGCCAGCCTGGCCGCCTAG
- a CDS encoding pyridoxamine 5'-phosphate oxidase family protein: MDLPAWPHAGLPFHAGELAAQQRAGKRERMAAAGPRVIRGEMPEQHRTFFAQLPFLLAGAVDADGRPWATLLVGPPGFARTPDATHLRIDAVPLPGDPLAAALEQGARIGLLGIELPTRRRNRMNGIIVARDRVGLTVEVEQSFGNCPRYIQLREVAAAEAATAPAVWHGDALDAHASAWLRGADTLFIASSHIATPQDEGEHTGGVDVSHRGGKPGFIRVDDAHTLTFPDFNGNNFFNTVGNLIADPRAGIVVPDFADGSLLHVGGRAEVIWDGEELAAYAGAERLVRLHVERAVRRERVLPLRFAFREFSPVLADTGAWPER, from the coding sequence ATGGACCTGCCCGCCTGGCCGCATGCCGGCCTGCCATTCCACGCCGGCGAACTCGCCGCGCAACAGCGCGCCGGCAAGCGCGAGCGCATGGCCGCGGCAGGCCCGCGCGTGATCCGCGGCGAGATGCCGGAACAGCATCGCACGTTCTTCGCCCAACTGCCGTTCCTGCTGGCCGGCGCGGTCGATGCCGACGGCAGGCCGTGGGCCACGCTGCTGGTCGGCCCGCCCGGGTTTGCGCGGACGCCGGACGCCACGCACCTGCGCATCGACGCGGTGCCGTTGCCCGGCGATCCGCTGGCCGCGGCGCTGGAGCAGGGCGCCCGCATCGGGCTGCTTGGCATCGAGCTGCCCACGCGCCGGCGCAACCGCATGAACGGGATCATTGTGGCGCGCGATCGGGTGGGGCTGACAGTCGAGGTCGAGCAGAGCTTCGGCAACTGCCCGCGCTATATCCAGCTGCGCGAAGTCGCCGCGGCCGAGGCTGCCACAGCGCCGGCGGTGTGGCACGGCGACGCCCTCGACGCGCATGCCAGCGCCTGGCTGCGCGGCGCCGATACGCTGTTCATCGCGTCCAGCCATATCGCGACGCCGCAAGACGAGGGCGAGCACACCGGCGGTGTCGATGTCTCGCACCGGGGCGGCAAGCCCGGCTTTATCCGCGTGGACGACGCCCATACCCTGACGTTCCCGGACTTCAACGGCAACAACTTCTTCAACACGGTTGGCAACCTGATCGCCGACCCGCGTGCGGGCATCGTCGTGCCTGACTTTGCCGACGGTTCCTTGCTGCATGTTGGGGGGCGCGCCGAAGTGATCTGGGACGGCGAGGAACTGGCCGCCTACGCCGGCGCCGAACGGCTGGTGCGGCTGCATGTCGAGCGCGCGGTGCGGCGCGAGCGCGTGTTGCCGTTGCGCTTCGCCTTCCGGGAATTCTCGCCGGTGCTGGCCGATACCGGCGCATGGCCGGAACGCTGA
- a CDS encoding 3'-5' exonuclease family protein — MPELPTYQPSRLPADGTRLLDAHSLAAALSRPIVFVDLETTGADAQRDRITEIGVVEVGPDGIVEWETLLDPGMSIPPFIQRMTGISDDMVLGQPTFESLAESLAERLQGRLFVAHNARFDYGFLKNAFRRAGVTFRADVLCTVRLSRSLFPSVERHGLDALIARFGLLPKGRHRALADAELLWQFWQKIHATYSVELVEAAVRTLVRRASLPAGLEETALEDVPATPGVYIFYGDQDVPLYVGKSVHLRQRIGAHFSGDYRHGNDMRLARLVRRVEWRETGGETGALLLEARLVKAMQPVHNQLLRRNTRLYAWELPQQLPVPRLRSDRDTDFCRHRDLFGVFGSRGAAEARLRTLAKEHGLCLATLSLEKTTRRGSPCFARQVHRCAGACVGVETSREHRARLAAALGPIALVPWPFDGPVAWREQHGARAWWHVVDEWCYLGCAETLEDAGALATAPAHFDLDTYQILAPRREQWMPDAVPLSVRRDFTLTAPETHAEAPRPARTASTHAARKPPATAGQQTLGLFAE; from the coding sequence ATGCCTGAGCTGCCTACCTATCAACCGTCTCGCCTGCCAGCGGACGGTACCCGCCTGCTGGACGCCCACTCGCTGGCCGCGGCACTGTCGCGTCCTATCGTCTTTGTCGACCTGGAAACCACTGGCGCGGACGCCCAGCGCGACCGCATCACCGAGATCGGCGTGGTGGAAGTCGGCCCCGACGGTATCGTCGAATGGGAGACCCTGCTCGACCCCGGCATGTCGATCCCGCCGTTTATCCAGCGTATGACCGGCATCAGCGACGACATGGTGCTCGGTCAGCCCACCTTCGAATCCCTGGCCGAGTCGCTCGCGGAGCGACTGCAGGGCCGCCTGTTCGTGGCCCATAACGCACGCTTCGACTACGGCTTCCTGAAGAACGCGTTCCGGCGCGCCGGCGTGACGTTCCGGGCCGACGTGCTGTGCACCGTCAGGCTCTCGCGCTCCCTGTTCCCGTCGGTGGAACGCCATGGCCTGGACGCACTGATCGCCCGCTTCGGCCTGCTGCCCAAGGGCCGGCACCGCGCGCTGGCCGATGCCGAGCTGCTGTGGCAGTTCTGGCAGAAGATCCATGCCACCTATTCGGTCGAGCTGGTGGAAGCGGCCGTGCGCACCCTGGTGCGGCGCGCCAGCCTGCCGGCCGGGCTGGAGGAGACCGCGCTCGAAGACGTGCCCGCCACCCCGGGTGTCTATATCTTCTATGGCGACCAGGACGTGCCGCTCTATGTCGGCAAGAGCGTGCACCTGCGCCAGCGCATTGGCGCCCATTTTTCCGGCGACTACCGCCATGGCAACGATATGCGGCTGGCGCGGCTGGTGCGCCGGGTCGAATGGCGGGAGACCGGCGGCGAAACCGGCGCGCTGTTGCTGGAAGCCCGGCTCGTCAAGGCCATGCAGCCGGTGCACAATCAGCTGCTGCGCCGGAATACGCGCCTGTACGCATGGGAGTTGCCGCAGCAGTTGCCGGTGCCGCGCCTGCGCTCGGATCGCGACACGGACTTCTGCCGGCATCGCGACCTGTTCGGCGTCTTCGGCAGCCGTGGCGCGGCCGAGGCACGGTTGCGCACGCTGGCCAAGGAGCACGGCCTGTGCCTGGCCACGCTGTCGCTGGAAAAGACCACGCGCCGTGGCAGCCCCTGCTTTGCGCGCCAGGTCCACCGCTGCGCCGGCGCCTGCGTCGGCGTGGAAACGTCGCGTGAACATCGTGCCCGTCTGGCCGCCGCGCTGGGACCGATCGCGCTGGTGCCATGGCCGTTCGACGGCCCGGTGGCCTGGCGCGAGCAACACGGCGCGCGCGCATGGTGGCATGTCGTCGACGAGTGGTGCTACCTCGGCTGCGCGGAAACGCTGGAGGACGCCGGCGCACTGGCCACCGCGCCCGCGCATTTCGACCTGGACACCTACCAGATCCTGGCGCCGCGCCGGGAGCAATGGATGCCGGACGCGGTGCCGCTGTCGGTGCGCCGGGATTTCACGCTGACCGCGCCAGAGACGCACGCTGAAGCCCCGCGCCCTGCACGCACGGCATCGACGCATGCTGCGCGCAAGCCCCCTGCCACCGCAGGGCAGCAAACCCTCGGCTTGTTTGCCGAGTAA
- a CDS encoding MFS transporter — MPSPFLLPVLALCVCMVGAAEFMLAPMLAPLASAFNTSPAHASGLVSAYALSYAAAAPLMGWLSDRAGRRGVLLTAMLLFAVDSIALTLVPTLRAAMALRILSGLAAAATIPTVFAVIADRIPQARQAGAMGGVMLGMTAGIAAGPAVAGLLVEAWGWRAPFMMIAVSCLAAFTAGWHVIPRDMPRSCATGKLSSSKKASSGIFTLLLAKGAWNGSAVAGYVFAGEVLRMRYQLEVGSVGIAVSVFGLGLAIGNMLAGHASRRYQRDENTLFFAAVVVAGSMTLFLTAAIGLPAALGCLLVWGAALGIAAPASTAILAQRGGANKGKVLAASESVNNVAVLVLLPVAASASATYGVTPAAALLGGLCLAGAILSATVRRTL, encoded by the coding sequence ATGCCATCTCCGTTCCTTCTGCCCGTCCTGGCCCTTTGCGTCTGCATGGTCGGGGCAGCGGAGTTCATGCTCGCACCGATGCTGGCCCCGCTCGCATCGGCCTTCAACACGTCCCCGGCGCATGCCTCGGGACTGGTCTCGGCATACGCCTTGTCCTACGCCGCGGCGGCGCCGTTGATGGGTTGGCTCTCGGATCGCGCCGGACGCCGCGGGGTGCTGCTCACTGCCATGCTGTTGTTCGCGGTGGATAGCATTGCGCTGACGCTGGTGCCGACCCTGCGGGCCGCCATGGCCCTGCGCATTCTGAGCGGCCTGGCCGCGGCCGCGACCATCCCGACCGTCTTCGCCGTGATCGCCGATCGGATTCCGCAGGCGAGACAAGCCGGCGCCATGGGTGGCGTCATGCTCGGCATGACGGCGGGGATTGCGGCTGGGCCCGCCGTGGCCGGTTTGCTGGTGGAGGCCTGGGGGTGGCGCGCGCCGTTTATGATGATCGCCGTCAGCTGCCTTGCGGCCTTCACGGCAGGCTGGCATGTGATTCCGCGCGATATGCCACGCTCCTGCGCGACCGGGAAATTGTCTTCCAGCAAGAAGGCAAGCTCCGGCATCTTCACGCTTCTGCTCGCAAAAGGCGCCTGGAATGGCAGCGCAGTTGCGGGCTATGTCTTTGCGGGAGAAGTGTTGCGGATGCGATATCAGCTGGAAGTGGGATCCGTCGGCATTGCCGTTTCGGTATTCGGTCTGGGGCTGGCGATCGGCAATATGCTGGCAGGACATGCCAGCCGGCGTTACCAGCGCGACGAGAACACCCTGTTTTTCGCTGCCGTGGTGGTCGCCGGCTCCATGACATTGTTCCTGACTGCCGCCATTGGACTGCCGGCGGCGCTGGGATGTCTGCTGGTCTGGGGAGCGGCGCTGGGTATCGCGGCACCTGCCAGCACCGCCATCCTCGCGCAGCGGGGGGGTGCGAACAAAGGAAAGGTGCTGGCGGCCTCGGAGAGCGTCAATAACGTGGCCGTACTGGTGCTGTTGCCCGTTGCCGCAAGCGCGTCGGCAACATACGGTGTCACGCCGGCCGCGGCCTTGCTGGGCGGACTATGCCTGGCTGGCGCGATCCTGAGTGCCACGGTGCGGCGCACGCTCTAG
- a CDS encoding tripartite tricarboxylate transporter substrate-binding protein, with product MKNAKYWHAGPRWLAGVLATAGALAGASGAAAADAYPAKPITLVVPYSAGGPTDVVARTLAQAMSQDLGQSVVVENRTGAGGTVAAAFVARAQADGYTLLIHHNGMATAPALYKKLSYAPLKDFEYVGQVADVPMTLMGRKDLPAKTVPELIQYVTQNKDKVSLANAGLGAVSQLCGLLFEQSVHVKLNAIPYQGAGPALTALLGGQVDLLCDQTTATLPHIQAERVRLFGVTTPARIKALPQAPTLQEGGLKGFDVKVWHGIYAPKGTPPAAVERLTRALQKGLKDPAVIRKLDGLGAEIVPVDKQTPDGLRTLLKAESDKWQPLLKSMKVEAD from the coding sequence ATGAAGAATGCGAAGTACTGGCACGCCGGGCCGCGATGGCTCGCGGGCGTGCTGGCGACGGCTGGTGCCCTGGCGGGCGCCTCCGGCGCGGCGGCGGCCGACGCTTATCCGGCCAAGCCGATTACCCTGGTAGTGCCCTACTCCGCCGGCGGCCCGACCGATGTCGTCGCGCGCACGCTGGCACAAGCCATGTCACAAGACCTCGGCCAGAGCGTGGTGGTGGAAAACCGCACCGGTGCCGGCGGCACCGTCGCCGCCGCCTTTGTCGCCCGCGCCCAGGCCGACGGCTATACGTTGCTGATCCACCACAACGGCATGGCCACCGCACCGGCACTGTACAAGAAGCTGTCATATGCGCCGCTGAAGGACTTCGAGTACGTCGGCCAGGTGGCGGACGTACCGATGACGCTGATGGGCCGCAAGGACCTGCCGGCCAAGACGGTGCCGGAGCTGATCCAGTACGTGACCCAGAACAAGGACAAGGTGTCGCTGGCCAATGCCGGGCTGGGCGCGGTGTCCCAGCTGTGCGGGCTGCTGTTCGAACAATCGGTGCACGTGAAGCTTAACGCGATCCCCTACCAGGGCGCGGGCCCCGCGCTGACCGCGCTGCTGGGCGGCCAGGTCGACCTGCTGTGCGACCAGACCACGGCCACCCTGCCCCATATCCAGGCCGAGCGCGTGCGCCTGTTCGGCGTCACCACGCCGGCACGGATCAAGGCGCTGCCGCAGGCCCCGACGCTGCAGGAAGGCGGGCTGAAAGGCTTTGACGTCAAGGTATGGCACGGCATCTACGCGCCCAAGGGCACGCCGCCGGCTGCCGTGGAACGCCTGACCCGGGCGTTGCAGAAGGGCCTGAAGGATCCGGCCGTGATCAGGAAGCTGGACGGACTCGGCGCTGAAATCGTGCCGGTCGACAAGCAGACGCCTGATGGCCTGCGGACGCTGCTGAAGGCGGAAAGCGACAAGTGGCAGCCGCTGCTGAAATCGATGAAGGTCGAGGCCGACTAA
- a CDS encoding nitrate reductase: protein MNLSDIPVVSATLTTTTATTCPYCGVGCGVRATVRAHGQVEIAGDAQHPSNQGRLCVKGSALGETVDLEGRLLHPKLRDDEGQLRQVSWDRALETVAQGFTDIIRRHGPDSVALYVSGQLLTEDYYVANKLMKGFIGSANIDTNSRLCMSSAVAGHKRAFGEDLVPGNYEDLELADLVVLVGSNTAWCHPILFQRLSRAKEARPQMKIVAIDPRRTATCELADLHLALRPGTDVWLFNGLLSYLAREGHANAAFIGASTAGLDQALQAADAACADPAAVARACKLNLQDVLDFYALFAQTDKAVTAFSQGVNQSSAGTDKVNSIINCHLLTGRIGQPGMGPFSLTGQPNAMGGREVGGLANMLAAHMELANPLHRDVVQGFWQSPAMADRPGLKAVELFEAIEAGRVKAVWVIATNPVVSLPDADQVRRALARCELVVSSDIVERTDTNAAAHVLLPALGWGEKDGTVTNSERRISRQRAFLPAPGEARADWDILCEVARRMGFGGFDFAGPHQIFDEHARLSAWRNHDAPRAFDIGGLAGLDPARYDALEPVQWPVPAQGARDARRLFGDGRYAHADGRARFVATPPSAPAHAPDDDFPLILNTGRVRDQWHTMTRTGKSAKLADHLPEPFVDMHPQDALLCGVGEGKLARVSTRWGAMVARVRHGGGIPRGSVFVPIHWNGQFSSDARVGALVNPVVDPVSGEPEFKHTPVRVEPFGVHWHGFMLSRRALPAEALTYWTRVQGRQFQRYEFAGRDTVADRTAWARALLGVTDPDADWLEYEDRAAGVYHAGHVVDDRLEACVYVSTRPELPSRAWLAGLFGRERLEDADRIGLLLGQPMEKGADAGPTVCSCFGVGRNTICDAVRKHDLKTPAEITACVKAGGNCGSCVPELKKLLVEVRVAETA from the coding sequence GTGAACCTGTCCGACATCCCGGTTGTATCCGCAACCCTGACCACTACCACCGCCACCACGTGCCCGTACTGCGGCGTAGGCTGCGGCGTGCGTGCCACGGTGCGCGCCCACGGCCAGGTCGAGATCGCGGGCGACGCGCAGCATCCGTCCAACCAGGGCCGGCTCTGCGTCAAGGGCTCGGCGCTGGGCGAAACCGTCGACCTGGAAGGCCGCCTGCTCCATCCCAAGCTGCGCGATGACGAAGGCCAGCTACGGCAGGTGTCGTGGGACCGCGCGCTCGAGACCGTGGCGCAGGGCTTCACCGACATCATCCGCCGCCATGGTCCGGATTCGGTCGCGCTCTATGTCTCGGGCCAGCTGCTGACCGAGGACTACTACGTCGCCAACAAGCTGATGAAAGGCTTCATCGGCAGTGCCAATATCGACACCAATTCGCGCCTGTGCATGTCGTCGGCGGTGGCCGGACACAAGCGCGCCTTCGGCGAAGACCTGGTGCCGGGCAACTACGAAGACCTGGAACTGGCGGACCTGGTGGTGCTGGTGGGCTCCAACACCGCGTGGTGCCATCCGATCCTGTTCCAGCGCCTGTCCCGGGCCAAGGAAGCGCGCCCGCAAATGAAGATCGTGGCGATCGACCCGCGCCGCACCGCCACCTGCGAGCTGGCGGACCTGCACCTGGCGCTCCGCCCGGGCACCGACGTGTGGCTGTTCAACGGGCTGCTGAGCTACCTGGCGCGTGAAGGGCACGCCAACGCCGCTTTCATCGGCGCCAGCACCGCGGGACTGGACCAGGCCCTGCAGGCCGCTGACGCCGCCTGCGCCGATCCGGCTGCCGTGGCCCGCGCCTGCAAGCTGAACCTGCAGGACGTGCTGGACTTCTACGCACTGTTCGCGCAGACCGACAAGGCCGTGACGGCCTTTTCGCAGGGCGTCAACCAGTCGTCTGCCGGGACCGACAAGGTCAACAGCATCATCAACTGCCACCTGCTCACCGGCCGTATCGGCCAGCCGGGCATGGGCCCGTTCTCGCTGACCGGCCAGCCCAACGCGATGGGCGGGCGCGAAGTCGGTGGCTTGGCCAACATGCTGGCCGCGCATATGGAACTGGCCAACCCGCTGCATCGCGACGTGGTGCAGGGCTTCTGGCAATCGCCGGCGATGGCCGACCGTCCTGGACTGAAGGCGGTAGAGCTGTTCGAGGCCATCGAAGCCGGCCGCGTCAAGGCGGTCTGGGTGATCGCCACCAACCCGGTGGTGAGCCTGCCCGATGCCGACCAGGTGCGCCGGGCGCTGGCCAGGTGCGAACTGGTGGTCAGCAGCGACATCGTCGAGCGCACCGACACCAACGCCGCCGCGCATGTGCTGCTGCCCGCGCTGGGCTGGGGCGAGAAGGACGGCACCGTCACCAACTCGGAGCGGCGCATTTCGCGCCAGCGTGCGTTCCTGCCGGCGCCGGGCGAAGCGCGCGCCGACTGGGACATCCTGTGCGAGGTGGCACGCCGCATGGGCTTCGGCGGCTTCGACTTTGCCGGGCCGCACCAGATCTTCGACGAACACGCGCGCCTGAGTGCATGGCGCAACCATGACGCGCCGCGCGCGTTCGATATCGGCGGACTGGCCGGCCTGGACCCGGCGCGCTATGACGCGCTGGAACCGGTGCAATGGCCCGTGCCCGCGCAAGGCGCCCGGGACGCCCGGCGACTGTTCGGCGATGGCCGCTATGCCCACGCCGACGGCCGCGCCCGCTTTGTCGCCACGCCGCCGAGCGCGCCGGCCCACGCGCCCGACGACGACTTCCCGCTGATCCTGAACACCGGCCGCGTGCGCGACCAGTGGCACACCATGACGCGCACCGGCAAGTCGGCCAAGCTCGCCGACCACCTGCCCGAACCCTTTGTCGACATGCATCCGCAGGACGCGCTGCTGTGCGGCGTGGGTGAAGGCAAGCTGGCGCGCGTCAGCACGCGTTGGGGCGCGATGGTCGCACGGGTGCGGCATGGCGGCGGCATCCCGCGCGGCAGTGTGTTCGTGCCGATCCACTGGAACGGGCAGTTCAGCTCCGACGCGCGCGTCGGCGCGCTGGTTAATCCGGTGGTCGATCCGGTTTCCGGCGAGCCCGAGTTCAAGCACACGCCAGTGCGGGTCGAGCCGTTCGGCGTGCACTGGCATGGTTTCATGCTGAGCCGCCGCGCGCTGCCGGCTGAGGCGCTGACCTACTGGACGCGGGTGCAGGGCCGCCAGTTCCAGCGCTATGAATTCGCCGGCCGCGACACCGTTGCCGACCGCACCGCCTGGGCCCGCGCGCTGCTTGGCGTGACCGACCCGGACGCCGACTGGCTGGAATACGAGGACCGCGCCGCGGGCGTGTACCACGCGGGCCATGTCGTCGACGACCGGCTCGAGGCCTGCGTCTATGTTTCGACGCGTCCCGAGCTGCCGTCGCGCGCATGGCTCGCCGGCCTGTTCGGACGCGAGCGGCTGGAAGACGCCGACCGCATCGGCCTGCTGCTCGGACAGCCGATGGAGAAAGGCGCCGACGCCGGCCCGACCGTGTGCTCGTGCTTCGGCGTCGGGCGCAACACGATCTGTGATGCGGTGCGCAAGCATGACCTGAAGACGCCCGCGGAGATCACGGCCTGCGTCAAGGCCGGCGGCAACTGCGGCTCGTGCGTGCCGGAACTGAAAAAACTGCTGGTGGAGGTGCGCGTGGCCGAAACGGCCTGA